A genomic window from Candidatus Terasakiella magnetica includes:
- a CDS encoding DMT family transporter yields MIRFFGHPYILLSLAVLFWAGNSVVGRAYASDLPPFAMVFWRWVIAATIMLPICLKPFLKDMVIIKRHLPYIFVQGFLSITAFNALLYWGLHYTTVVNTSLIQAGMPVVTLFFSILILKKGVKSLGAVGILFSLMGVTWVVARGDWMTLAELSLNPGDLMMLTSVVLWSIYSVLLAKVPQGLNRRAFALAMILAGVIFLIPFYGWELSTGADFTLTQDTILAFAYIGIFPSVLSFLCWNRGVELVGANTAGVFLNLMPIFGAILGMLLLGESLQTFHYFGICMILIGIWLVTLNNRRTQ; encoded by the coding sequence GTGATCAGATTTTTTGGGCATCCTTATATATTGCTGTCACTGGCTGTGCTGTTTTGGGCGGGTAATTCCGTTGTCGGGCGCGCCTATGCCAGTGATTTGCCGCCCTTTGCCATGGTATTTTGGCGCTGGGTCATTGCTGCCACCATCATGCTGCCCATCTGCCTCAAACCATTTTTAAAAGATATGGTGATCATCAAGCGCCACCTGCCTTATATTTTTGTGCAGGGTTTTCTTAGCATCACCGCCTTTAATGCCCTGCTTTATTGGGGGTTACATTACACCACCGTGGTCAATACCTCGCTTATTCAGGCCGGTATGCCCGTGGTCACCCTGTTTTTCTCCATCCTGATTTTGAAAAAAGGCGTAAAAAGCCTGGGCGCAGTTGGCATCCTGTTTTCCCTTATGGGGGTAACATGGGTGGTGGCGCGCGGAGATTGGATGACCTTGGCAGAACTCTCGCTTAACCCCGGTGATTTGATGATGCTGACCTCGGTCGTGCTTTGGTCAATCTATTCCGTACTTTTGGCAAAAGTCCCCCAAGGGCTTAACAGACGGGCCTTTGCTTTAGCCATGATTTTAGCGGGCGTTATTTTCCTCATCCCGTTTTATGGCTGGGAACTTTCAACCGGGGCGGATTTTACCCTTACTCAAGACACGATCCTTGCCTTTGCCTATATCGGCATTTTCCCCTCTGTTCTCTCCTTTTTATGCTGGAACAGGGGTGTCGAGCTGGTCGGGGCCAATACCGCAGGTGTTTTCCTTAATCTCATGCCTATCTTTGGTGCGATCTTGGGCATGTTATTGCTTGGTGAAAGCCTGCAAACTTTCCATTATTTCGGCATTTGCATGATCCTCATCGGCATCTGGCTTGTCACGCTCAATAATAGGCGAACGCAATAA
- a CDS encoding HD domain-containing phosphohydrolase: MEDRRENRYRKLLDISLALSTERNSTRLMEQILDEAKTMCNADGGTLYRVIDDDKRLRFEIMRNDSLNIYNGGTSGNEIKLPPVELFNAETGEENHKNVASYCALSKKTISVDDAYTFADFDFAGTKKFDEATGYRSKSFLTVPLYNNEGRVIAVLQLLNSQDRETGEVVPFDTELQPFVEALAAQAAIALDNQLLVEAQKELLASFISLIAGAIDAKSAYTGGHCQRVPVLTDMLADAAKGETKGVFADFDMSEEDQYELHIAGLLHDCGKVTTPEYIVDKATKLETIYDRIHEVRMRFEVMKRDAEINYLKAVAAGGDEKGLKEAFDKRITQLDDDFAFIAECNVGGEFMAPERMERLDEISKLKWTRTLSDRLGIGHEEKTRKESAGEEAPLPTVENILSDRADHIFARKDKSLFEEGNPYGFNMAPPENMYNQGELYNLKVKAGTLTEEDRFKINDHIVQTVIMLDQLPFPRHLKRVPEYAGGHHEKMDGTGYPRKLNSDDMSWPARMMAVADIFEALTAADRPYKLPKTLSQSVKIMSFMVKDNHIDKDLFELFLSSGKYKEYAEKFLKPEQIDEVDISQYVKTAAE, translated from the coding sequence ATGGAAGATAGACGGGAAAATAGATATCGCAAACTTTTGGATATCAGCCTTGCCCTCTCAACGGAACGTAACTCAACCCGTTTGATGGAACAAATTCTAGATGAAGCCAAAACCATGTGTAACGCCGATGGCGGAACACTTTATCGCGTGATTGATGATGATAAACGCCTGCGTTTTGAGATCATGCGAAACGACAGCCTCAATATCTATAATGGCGGCACCTCCGGCAATGAGATCAAACTGCCACCTGTTGAGCTGTTTAATGCAGAAACAGGGGAAGAAAACCACAAAAACGTGGCTTCTTATTGTGCGCTTTCCAAGAAAACCATCAGTGTTGATGATGCCTATACTTTTGCCGATTTTGATTTTGCTGGTACCAAAAAATTCGATGAAGCCACGGGCTATCGCTCCAAGTCCTTTTTGACTGTACCGCTTTATAACAATGAAGGTCGTGTTATTGCGGTTTTGCAGCTCCTCAATTCACAAGACCGTGAAACCGGCGAAGTTGTGCCTTTTGATACGGAACTTCAGCCCTTTGTGGAAGCCTTGGCAGCCCAAGCCGCCATCGCCCTTGATAACCAGCTCCTTGTTGAAGCGCAAAAAGAATTGCTTGCTTCTTTCATCAGCCTGATTGCAGGCGCGATTGACGCCAAATCTGCTTATACAGGTGGTCACTGTCAACGTGTGCCTGTGCTAACCGACATGTTGGCAGATGCGGCAAAAGGTGAGACAAAAGGTGTCTTTGCTGATTTTGATATGAGCGAAGAAGACCAATATGAGCTGCATATCGCAGGCCTGCTGCATGATTGCGGTAAAGTCACCACCCCTGAATATATCGTGGATAAAGCCACCAAGCTTGAAACCATTTATGACCGCATCCATGAAGTGCGCATGCGTTTTGAAGTAATGAAACGCGATGCAGAAATCAATTACCTCAAGGCTGTAGCCGCAGGCGGTGATGAAAAAGGCCTGAAAGAAGCGTTTGATAAACGCATTACCCAGCTTGATGATGATTTTGCCTTTATCGCAGAATGTAATGTGGGCGGTGAGTTCATGGCACCTGAGCGTATGGAACGCCTTGATGAAATCTCCAAACTGAAATGGACACGCACGCTGTCTGATCGCCTTGGTATCGGTCATGAAGAAAAGACCCGCAAGGAATCCGCTGGGGAAGAAGCACCTCTGCCAACGGTGGAAAATATTCTCTCTGATCGCGCTGATCATATCTTTGCGCGCAAAGATAAATCTTTGTTTGAAGAGGGTAACCCGTATGGCTTTAACATGGCGCCGCCTGAAAATATGTATAATCAAGGCGAGCTTTATAACCTGAAGGTCAAAGCTGGTACGCTTACAGAAGAAGACCGCTTTAAAATTAACGATCACATCGTGCAAACCGTTATTATGCTTGATCAACTGCCGTTTCCGCGCCACCTCAAACGGGTGCCGGAATATGCAGGGGGTCACCATGAGAAAATGGACGGCACAGGCTATCCGCGCAAGCTCAATTCCGATGATATGTCCTGGCCTGCACGCATGATGGCAGTGGCTGATATCTTTGAAGCTCTCACAGCGGCTGATCGCCCTTATAAACTGCCCAAGACCCTGTCACAGTCTGTGAAGATCATGTCCTTTATGGTGAAAGACAACCATATTGATAAAGACCTGTTTGAGCTGTTCCTAAGCTCGGGTAAATATAAGGAATATGCAGAGAAATTCCTGAAACCTGAACAGATTGATGAAGTTGATATCAGCCAATATGTCAAAACAGCTGCAGAGTAA
- the trpS gene encoding tryptophan--tRNA ligase — protein sequence MGRIFSGVQPSGNLTLGNYLGAIRNWVKLQNDHECIFCVVDMHAITVWQDPEALRRATREVAAGMLASGVDPKKNIIFNQSAVSGHAELGWILNCVSRLGWLNRMTQFKEKAGKHKENASVGLYVYPNLMAADILLYKGTHVPVGDDQKQHLELARDIAQKFNNDFGREVFPLPEPMIFGSATRVMSLRDGTKKMSKSDPSEYSRISMTDDADMIAKKVRKAKTDPHPVPDSVEACGDRPEAKNLMNIFAALSDQELKEVCAEYGGQSFADFKRALTDLAVSKLAPISEEMQRYMDDPAQVDAILKDGAERANAIAAPVLKEVKEVVGFLQP from the coding sequence ATGGGTCGCATATTTTCAGGCGTTCAGCCTTCCGGTAACCTCACTCTTGGCAACTATCTTGGGGCAATTCGCAACTGGGTAAAATTGCAAAATGACCATGAATGTATTTTCTGTGTGGTTGATATGCACGCCATTACCGTATGGCAAGACCCTGAAGCCTTGCGCCGCGCCACCCGTGAAGTGGCTGCTGGCATGCTGGCCTCTGGTGTGGACCCGAAAAAGAATATCATCTTTAACCAGTCTGCTGTTTCCGGTCATGCAGAACTGGGTTGGATTTTAAACTGTGTGTCGCGTCTTGGTTGGCTTAACCGCATGACCCAGTTTAAGGAAAAAGCCGGTAAGCATAAAGAAAATGCCTCTGTTGGCCTGTATGTTTATCCAAACCTGATGGCGGCTGATATTCTGCTTTATAAAGGCACGCATGTGCCTGTGGGTGATGATCAAAAACAGCATCTTGAGCTGGCGCGTGACATTGCTCAAAAATTCAATAATGATTTTGGTCGCGAAGTTTTCCCACTGCCGGAACCAATGATTTTCGGGTCTGCCACACGCGTGATGTCTTTGCGCGATGGCACCAAGAAAATGTCCAAATCGGACCCGTCTGAATATTCACGCATCAGCATGACGGATGACGCCGATATGATTGCGAAAAAAGTGCGTAAAGCCAAAACAGACCCGCATCCGGTACCAGATAGTGTTGAAGCCTGCGGCGATCGCCCAGAAGCCAAAAACCTGATGAATATCTTTGCCGCCCTGTCTGATCAGGAGCTCAAAGAGGTTTGTGCGGAGTATGGCGGTCAGTCTTTTGCAGATTTCAAACGCGCACTCACAGATTTGGCAGTGAGCAAGCTTGCCCCGATCAGTGAAGAGATGCAGCGTTATATGGATGATCCCGCCCAAGTGGATGCGATCTTAAAAGACGGTGCAGAGCGCGCCAATGCTATTGCCGCACCTGTTCTTAAAGAAGTTAAAGAAGTGGTTGGTTTCTTACAGCCTTAA